TTTTTCCATTTTTCCTCCTTAAATGAAGGTGGAAAATCGCTCTAGAGAAAAGTTAATATAGATTTGTGCCGGCGTCAATCCGGCTTGCCCCGTTCTAGCGGGGCTTGCCCCGTTCTAGCGGGGCGCTCCAGGGCAAATGTCTTTCAAAATCGCTCCCGCTTTTTGGCGATTCGCTTTATTTTTCATTGCTCTATTGTATTCAATAATCATATAGGTCAAATTAAACCAATCTTTTTTCGGGAATAATTTCATCAAATCCTGCTCAATTTTTACGGGGTCATAATGGCTTGATAGTCCGCAGTAATTGGCGAATTGGCGCACATGCGTATCAACCGCAATGCCTTCAACAATTCCGTAGGCGTTGCCCAAAACAATGTTTGCGGTCTTTCGCCCAACGCCCGGAAGTTTGACCATCTCGGCCATGCTCTTTGGAAGTTTTCCGCCGTATTTTTCATCAATAATTTTTGTAGCGCCCATTATGCTCTTGGCTTTGGCTCTATAAAATCCGGTTGATTTTATTTCTTGTTCAAACCGCGCGCGATTGGCGCAGGCGAAATCGCGAGCGGTTTTATATTTTTTGAAAAGTTTTTCCGTTACCTCGTTAACTTTTTTATCCGTGCATTGCGCCGAAAGTATTACCGCGACCAAAAGCTGGATATGGTTGCCAT
The genomic region above belongs to Candidatus Niyogibacteria bacterium and contains:
- the nth gene encoding endonuclease III, whose product is MNKKKKAAEILRRLKKFYPGAKIRLNYGNHIQLLVAVILSAQCTDKKVNEVTEKLFKKYKTARDFACANRARFEQEIKSTGFYRAKAKSIMGATKIIDEKYGGKLPKSMAEMVKLPGVGRKTANIVLGNAYGIVEGIAVDTHVRQFANYCGLSSHYDPVKIEQDLMKLFPKKDWFNLTYMIIEYNRAMKNKANRQKAGAILKDICPGAPR